The window AGTGCatttaccataaaaaaaaaatcccgagaatttcgaatgtcaacatggtgtgtaaaaaacgttgttgaaatattttgaattctgcaattatagaatttaacttttcgaagaaaggtatttaattacagcttcaaaatggtttgttatgaacagTTTGACTattttttcaatgcaacttaattaattaattttctcaacgattctgctacattacgggtgtgtgtatatatatatatatatatatatatatatatatatatatatatatatatatatatatatatatatatatatatatttatatatatatatatatatatatatatatatatatatatatatatatatatatattagggatgtcaacgagtacccggttaaccgggtactcgatcgAACGTCCGAGTATCGAATACTAAAATTGGTACTCGgttacttcactacaccgaggcttatactttttaagacactacgtcacaagatggcgatttaaatgttttgttaaattgtttgtatcaatcgattcagatgtctatcgtcatagctcagtggttaaagtatcaggcttgtgaaccgcaggtcatgagttcgaatccatctggggcttttgttcatgttaactgaatgaaatttttgagaatatcattttttatttaaaattgcaaattttttcgcctatttgacatatatacttaTTATCCATCATGCATTCTATCATAATGAAgtaattttctgttgatttgagaaactttttcaaggtgtagtgaggtaccttaaaacttaaaatgtccaTTGCACTTGTACATACAGTAATTAGGATTTCTTACGCCTCTGAATATGCTAAATGACCGTTATCGCCTGTGGCAAtgtttatatagtaattatCGTGACCAAGCACCTGTTACCTAGCTTTTCTCACCTTTGACTGTCTTCTACCCTTATTTTTGgcttactttaatgatttgttttcactgaACATCGTTGATATagtctattatataaattagatcGGCACACAGTAGAGAAATTGAACAGACCTAAAATGCCGCCACTGACTTCAAAGGTCTGGAAATACGAAGTGCTCATAATTCTTACAACAGAAACACACTTACGGGGAAACCTCCCATTAGATCATGTGGTTTTATTTCTACAACAGTGACCAAGGttttacagttatcaatgtacttgttcatatttacacTTTTaccgagtacccgggtactcgatcggaaaaacgtcctagtaaccgagtactaaaaattgaccgatttgacatccctaatatatatatatatatatatatatatatatatatatatatatatatatatatatatatatatatatatatatatatatatatatatatatatatatatattttaaaggggcgtcgtcacgattttggtcaaaaaaaatgttttttgattttattgtttacaatgcttcagtaaggcgtttttaataggcaactaaaatttgagtgtcgtAATTATTTCCTGTTCTTATGGCTCTACTTTCCTCTCCAAATTATCATATATCTcttgattaaaaattataaatgatatcaGTCGCAGTGAATTGTAGCAACTTGCTTCATACGTACTTCTTAAATCTTCTTTTGGGACGGTAACAGTATTTCTCCGCACGTGAACAATCAATTTGGTACAAGGTTCAACTCTTCAAATGGTACTGAATGGAACTAAAAACAGGTACAAAATGAttaggattattttttttattgtcttcTGTTGAATCACTTCTGAATACTGATCTAGGTTAAATCATGATTCAGACACGTTTATAcgattataatacatgtagctgtGAAATTTGTAACGTGCAGACTGCAGAGACCCTTATTGCCTCTGCTAGGGTTTTAACCCGGGTCCCCTGGCAATGTTCGCATGCTAATCCAGCAACCCACTGGCTAGAGCTAGAAGGAATACCATATACCTTACATAcggctcgtgcactatgtatcaaactctctctctctctctctctctctctctctctctctctctctctctctctctctctctctctctctctctctctctctctctctctctctctctctctctctctacttgTAAACTTTTACATATATGGATGattggatatacatgtacgatTGTACAGCTTACCAGATACATATATATCTGTTATATGttattatatgttttttatgTATCTGGGCGTACCATAATCATTATGTGAAGgaataagaatgaaaaaaaaaaatacactctTTCAATCTGTAATCAATATtgtaaaaaaccaaaatataggaaaaacgcagaaaaaaaataagccgATAACATTTGCTGCAAAAATGGTAGGGGGGGGGGACAAACATTAGCAGCGAAATGTATTTACACCGGATAGCTGAGTCACATGATCGAAACATGGAGAATGCCCCTGAAACGGAAAGAGCAACTCGTGATTAAAGTAAACATAAACTAGTTGTTTATTTCTCTATTGCTCAATGATTTTGTCTACAAATTATATTTGATCTGTTAAAACTGTGTATAGAATTATACTCAGTATGGTTTAAGTATGACGGCTACTTAACTGTATCTTTTAAACGATAAAGAGGAAGTTAGAAGTCAAAGATTAGGCCCAGAGATGGACGATCCTTTGGGAGCTCGGTCGGACTGTGTAGACTTAAAGGAACTGACGAGATGGAATCTTACACAACTACCCATGACATCAGAAGAAAAAGATGCCGACATATCGCCTTTTCCATGGAGAAATGATCTCAATTCGAAACTTATTTTGTGGTATGAGATTATCAGCTGTTTATGGTATACTGTGTAATACTTGTTTATCTAACAGACTAATAATGTAATTGTAGTTGTGTATATAATTAATGTCTCTTTAAACAGGTGCGGTGATATAACTCGTCTTTTGGTGCATGGAATCGTGAACTTGACCAATGAGCGACTGGACGCAAAACTCCCCGAGACTGAGATAATTTATCAGAAAGGTGGTCCTGACTTAGTAGCAGAAATCAGGAACAATGTCAGGAGTAGGTTGTCAGTTGTTTGTCATCtaacatttgtttaaatgtCAAGCAAAGCCATTGCAGACCTACAAATTTATGTTTACAAGTGATAATTAGGATTAATTTGTGTTTCTAAAagggcaatttttttttctaaagtctAGATGATTATGTCTCTCTTTAGTGTAGCATTGGCACATGTATCAATGTATTATGAATGTATCTATTTTTTCAGTTTGTAAAACAGGAGAGGCGAAGACAACAAAAGGACATAAGCTTCCAGCTCGTTTTGTTATTCACACTGTTGGTCCCCGATATAACATTAAATACATAACTGCCGCAGAGAGTGCTCTGTTCAGCTGTTACAGAAGTGTTCTGGGCCAAGTCAGGTAGGAATAATGCTATGAATACATTATCATATAtcctggtattttttttttttaaatttcgaagaTAGAGTATACATGAAAATTTTTCATCTGGGCAagtcattttttgcaatattaaaAGTTTCTTATAGCAAACATTACTGTATAAAATTTCTGTGTATTGTATTTTTGCGATATGAAAATGATCgcaaaaattagatcatcaTGAAAAGCAATCAGTTTGTAAAGTATGTAAAAACATAAGCACAGAACAGAGAATTATTTGACCTTGAATAATGATAAATCCTGGAATTTCAGTAAATTCTGAAATCAGGCGTAATACCTGATTTTCACTGTAGTAGATGCTGTCTAACTCAGGTACTACCCCTGATTTCAGAATTTACTGAAATTCCAGGATTTATGATTATTCCAAGTTCAAATAATTCCCTGTTACAGGCATACCACATGAAAAAAAGCGTCTAACTAAGgtgtaaaatgaaatgatttaatttttctaatagctatgtttttgtttttaccaTGTATGTACACAGAGAGCATCAAATGAAATCCGTGGCCATTCCTTGTCTTCACTCCATGAGACGGGGCTACCCAATCGAGGATGGAGCCCACATTGCAATCAGTATGGCAcaaatttgaactttttttagTGTCAATAAATAGTTAGATATGTGGGAACCAAGGATGTATTTCATCTTTTATCTTATCTTTGGcttgtaaaaaatgacaaatctTTGGGTGCTATCATGTATTCATTAAAGATATGTTAAATTACtgcacattgaaaaaaattaattgcagTAACTGTTGTTATTTCAGACAATCTTTCAAGTttcaacttctttttttttttttttttttttttggtatgagcataacatataaaatatttggtATTAAGCTACTCATTTTTACAGGAACTGTGCGGAGATTCCTAGAGAAATATGTAGATGATGTTGACTCTGTGATATTTGTGTGCAATGAAGATACAGTGGTACGTAATGCACTATTTATCGTTAGTACAGAATGTATCTTTGTATAACCATGCAGTACTCAAATTCTATTTCTAGAGTatcaaatttaatgttttacaagtttacattattacatgtatataattacatgtatttcacccTAGATGTAGCTTATTATTTCGAATACTTAACATTTGATTAACCTCAAAGTTGTgctgtcaaaaattatttacttGAAGTAAATAAATAGGATAGGATTTATAGATTCTGATAGGTttagtaaataaaatttgaactctgtattcatttttaatttattttttgcttaaaaCACTGTGATTTATAAAGGCTAATTTTTAAGTTGTCATTGATTATTAAGTTTTTTTCCTGTGTTAAACATGAGTAACAGCTAGATATTTACAACTGTTCTTTGGTCAGGATGCCTACATGAAGATTCTCCCGCTGTATTTCCCCCGCAGTAGTCAGGAGGAGGTGGATGCCATTAAACTGCTTCCGGAGGACATTGGAAATGAGAACGGAGAACCCATTATTCCTGAAAGACAGATTCGGATCATGGATAAACCCATGCTGGCTTCCATGAGTAAGTTACAGACAAACAATCTCCTCAAAAATGTGTTCTTTGAAGAACAAAATGCATCAAGGTTTATAATTATCgattgtttttatatacatgaattaAATCTTAgtctttaaattgaaatttatgaagcaaattttgttcattgtgtggaaaaatgataatgtacatgtatgataaggTTAAACACAGGAAATACATGGGAATCTAATGATTAACTGGGCTtcaaatatgtacataattataatgaatttgCAGTATGAATGAATTGTACATGTTGTCCTACTTGACATTGTATTAGTAAcatttgaataaaacaaattatatttaaatttagatAACTGATGATgtcaatttgatataaaatatatataaattttactgTGACCTTTGAAAAAGACCATTATGATatctcaattttacaaagaaTTGTTGTTATTGTCAGGGATCCACAAATTTTCTCTTCAGCTTTATATTGCTATATCCATGTTTCTACAAAATGGACTATACTTGAACTGATGTTTGTACTGTATGTAAATTGCCAGTATTCAGTATTGATTGCTAAGTAACTTACAGGGAACAGTGATGATTTGGATGAACTTGAACAGACGATAGATTTAAACAAGGAATTTGGAACATCGACAGTTGTTGAGGTCGGCAGACATCCATTCGCTCAGATGCAGAGTAATCCAGATGAAGTGAAGATAACCTCCATGTCCAGTTATACTACAGCTGAACAGAGACAACTAGAAAACAAGCGGAGGtacgattaatttttttcttattttccaaactttaaattttcaggaatctgcacaagaaaaaaattccctCTCTCCCTAATGGGTCTTAAAACCTAAAGAAGGCAATTTCAAACAAAGATTTTTTCAAGGATGGCAATATTTTCTACtatgtgtttataaatatattatgatcCAAAGATGTATTTTAGGGAGATTGTGATACAGGTTTCTCTTACAATTATAATTTGACTAAATCGTGCTATTTTACCACAGATACGAAAGGCTACTGAAGAGGTCTAGAGTGGAAGACTTGACCGATATCGCAGCACTTAAATGTATCTACCGAACAGGAGTGGACCGGTTTGGGCGACCTGTCCTTATACTGGTGGGGAAACACTTCCCAGCAAACACCATCAACATGGAACGAGTAGGGccagattttaaaaaacaaaaaactataattaaataatttttaattataatacatgcatatcaataacattttCTATAGTAGATActtaagaaaattaatgaacaggtgataattgaaacaaaatttaattacttATTTACCAATGGATGTCAATGTTACtacattttttgcaattttgagATTTCTTTAGGCTTTGCTGCCTCCATCCTTGTGATTGTTTATGTTGTATATAGAtcatattaagtaaaatttatgCGATTAAGAAGGGGACGGAAGGAGCGAAGCCACCGAGTCCCTTCTTAATCGTGTGAAGTTTACTTAATATGACCTAACTTACTTCGAACATACCCCTCTTTTTCACTGACTTATTAAAAGTTCTCAGCCAATCAAATATTATCTCTCTTTTATTTACGGCCCTCTTAACTGTCAATTGAAAATGTGACGTCGCTGTAAACTTAGAGAAATTCTTAACGATTAAAAACATAATGTAATAGAATATTTAGTGACTTCTGATTGGATGAAAAAGTGGGTTATGTTCTAAACTCATGACAATTGTATCTGTTGTTTCCAGGCTTTATCATTCCTCCTTCATGTGATGATATATTCCATATTTCATATGTGTTTTCAGGCATTGCTGTAAATGATTTGTGTGTTCTATATTtcacatattttattgttttcagGCGTTTCTGTACCTGATTTTTGTGTTCTATATTtcacatattttattgttttcagGCGTTGCTGTACCTGATTCGTGTAttctatattttacatattttgttgttttcagGCGTTGCTGTACCTGATTCGTGTGATGGAGCCCATTGTTGAGTCTGATTACATCATTGTATACTTCCACACACAAACCAGTGCAGATAACCATCCAGACATGGCCTTCCTGAAACAAGTGTACTCCATCCTAGACAACAAGTAGGTCCCGCCGCGTCAAATTTAAttctataataaaatatgtatatacttTCTTCTAATTGATGGCAATTAAAACTGAGCCTGAACTTCCttctaaaatttaatgaatttgattttttcttactTCCTGTTGATATTGaaacaaagaaattgaattttatttttaatttctttttccagatacagaaaaaatatgaaagctTTTTACATAATCCATCCAACATGGTGGTCAAAGGTGGGCATGCAACACTTAAtttttaagtgtaaattttttaaatatatatttcattgtagCAATGAGATTAGTATGTAAGCAGGAAAGTAAGCGGGAAGTTAATTTAAAGTGCATGTTATCAAGTGAGGAAAAAAGTTTTTCCTTTAACTcatcagtgtacatgtattaaaaatgtattttttttttcttttggcaGTTGGCCACCTGGTTTTTCACGACATTCACAGCATCAGACATTAAGAACAAAGTGATTAGTATGAGAGGCGTGCAGTACTTATATGGTACTATCTTTCCCGATCAGCTGGACATTCCATCTTTTGTCATCAACTATGACATTGAGGTAAATAATGTTAAAGTTAGATTAAAACTTGTTATCTGTATATTGATGGAGAATAAAAAAAAGCCTTTACATATTATCTGAGAATTCTAGAattatgttgatattttaatggtaaaaAGATGCAAAGGAATggttaaaaaacatattttgacatgaaaatccatttgaaatttgtcaaaattaaaaGAGGAAACAGGAATGTGGCACATTAGTTGGAATTTATCTACATCTTCATGTATTTGTGCATGTACAAAATGTACCTGTATGATTATGATACGGTAAGCTGACTCTTAAGGTCAAGTCCAAGTCTCAAGGGAAATGATAaggatttaattatatttactcAAGGTTAATGATAATATATACTgctgattatatataaacaaagaaaacaataggaatatattatcatataattttctttcaaaatgatcaaaatatatttatttgaaaaaagaaaaataataggagtattattttgtttatcaatgaGTGACCTTGAAATGGTATTTCAGATAAACGGTCCACGGTACTATGAACCACCAAACGAGGCAGGAGCAGAAGCTTTGTGACGGGAATGGAACTTGAAAACAGAAAAACTGCAAGAATAGTATTGTTAGTGATATAGTGAACAGTACTGCTCATTCAGCCTCACTCAATGTGATTTTCTGCAATACCTGTGCTAAATGAGACTAATTGCTTATAGTGCTAAAAGCAATGCCATGTCAACTGATTAATACTCAGGACTTTTTTTGGAGTGTATGTGGAATGGAGTGAATGGAGTCTGGCAGACTAACGTGTTGTACATGTTCATATCAACTGTTTTCTTAACTAATATGTTTAATTTACTGTATTATAGGCAATGCCATATAGATCACATACTCTTCATTCATGTACTTTGGTTAAAATAATGCTGAATGTACTGTTTGTTGAAACTTGTgaatatcatatttaatttaagtACACTAAAATTAAAACTACCATACTTTAAGGAAGATAAAATGTTTGCCAAAGTTTAATAGAATGTAGTCCAGTATATTATTACAAactataatgtacatgtaattcatcaGTATGTTGACAAAATTAGATGATTATACCAAAGTTTTGCATTGACTAGATAAGTATGTATAGATGTCCTCTTGAGTGTCAGAGCAGAGATGTATCTTTCTTTGAGCTGTATTAAAAAGAGTCCCTAATTTCATAAGAGATTTTGATGAATACATTGTACCATGtcttcatttcatttcaaataagtTTTTAACATATCAATGTATCAATCACAGCAGTATTAGtagtaataaaaaattttaaatccaAAGATTAACAGTAACCAATGCGATTCGATgacgaaaaacaaaaacaaacaaaatactttttgcTTTGAAATTTTATGTATATTGGATTTTTGTTTGAACCATTTCATGACCTTGTATTGTAGATGAAGGAGTGTTCTACACTCTGGTTATAATAGTTACCCCATTTCTACATTTGTGTTATGGTTTGTTGAACTATTTTACCAATGAGTTCAAACAATGAGTTCAATGTAATCCAGTGTTTAATATGCTGATACTCGCGTAAACCAAAAACTATAATAATTGTTTTGCTTGTTATTGCACTTGATAAGGAAGACAACTCCCATTAgtgtaaaatgaattatttcacGTGATTGTTTTGCCACTCAAAAACGATTTTGTCAACATTATGCCTGCAAGGGAAGTATAAAGAATTTTTCTTCCATCTAAATGAAGGTTTCTGTGAAAAATCATGATGAATATTTTGAAAGCAAATAGAGTATGACGAATTGATAAGTTCATCACATGTCAGGttcatgtacatttttcattacaaaaaattaaaaatatcttatctgaaatatatttatttttaaaggtactgtgtacataataaaatcaaacaatgtGTATTATCTGATATGTATTTAATTGAATGGTTATTGTGTAACTATAATACATGTTGGTGAATAAACCTGGCGTTGTAATTGTctataaatgaaaacgaaaataaaattgcaaatgtgAGGATAGttcagttttatttcatataCTTATGCTTGTAACCAGAGGTAATATTTCTGTTAAATATGTGTATCCTAAGTAATTTATGTTTCAGGGTTTTGAAGAAAATActcattttgttaaatattacaaatttaggctatttaaacaacttttagATAAAGAACGTTTTCAACAATCTTGCTTTGTAAAACCAAGACTTGCGAATGGTattcattgatataaaatatacacattACGGCAAAATTGTTTAGGGGTTTAGTCGTACTCTAAAAAGCATTGTCTTATAAATGTTCAAAATGGgcttctttgttttattttggatGTTTTTCTTATGAATACATATCAAGTCAATATCcttttgatatataaaactTATAATAAGTTTTACAATGCTGTTTGTTAAAGTACTGCATCTATTTTGATATACCTAGTGCTATCAAAAAATATTCTGAATGCACACATCTGCTATTAGTTGTAACAAGAAGATGTTTAAACCAAACCTAAAATGTAAACTGTTTAATACAAAGTATGGAGAAATTTTCTACAGAAACCAAAACTTCATACTTAGATACACACTTATTTTAAGTTTAGAAAAATACAAGTGTGTATAAGATATGTTTGGTAATAGTCAAATGTATTACTTCCGCTATGTATTCtggtttatatataattaattgtgtcattattttaaaaaaaattgttatctcAAATAAAACTAGCTGTAAAAAAGCATAAGGAGAAAAAAGTCCTAGCCTGTTATTTACAAGTAGCTAGATGcttaaaatgcatttattaacTGAACTttaatatcatacatgtaacaactcATCTACtcgtattttgtttataatttatagCGAGATTA is drawn from Crassostrea angulata isolate pt1a10 chromosome 5, ASM2561291v2, whole genome shotgun sequence and contains these coding sequences:
- the LOC128183329 gene encoding protein GDAP2 homolog yields the protein MDDPLGARSDCVDLKELTRWNLTQLPMTSEEKDADISPFPWRNDLNSKLILWCGDITRLLVHGIVNLTNERLDAKLPETEIIYQKGGPDLVAEIRNNVRICKTGEAKTTKGHKLPARFVIHTVGPRYNIKYITAAESALFSCYRSVLGQVREHQMKSVAIPCLHSMRRGYPIEDGAHIAIRTVRRFLEKYVDDVDSVIFVCNEDTVDAYMKILPLYFPRSSQEEVDAIKLLPEDIGNENGEPIIPERQIRIMDKPMLASMRNSDDLDELEQTIDLNKEFGTSTVVEVGRHPFAQMQSNPDEVKITSMSSYTTAEQRQLENKRRYERLLKRSRVEDLTDIAALKCIYRTGVDRFGRPVLILVGKHFPANTINMERALLYLIRVMEPIVESDYIIVYFHTQTSADNHPDMAFLKQVYSILDNKYRKNMKAFYIIHPTWWSKLATWFFTTFTASDIKNKVISMRGVQYLYGTIFPDQLDIPSFVINYDIEINGPRYYEPPNEAGAEAL